Genomic segment of Bacillus sp. BGMRC 2118:
CGATTTATAGAAGACATTATATATTTCTACCGAGATATGCTGTTATATAAATCTTCGGGTGGACTTGAAGATATAATGGTTAGAGTGACAATTGATGACAACTTTATGGAACTGGCTAACGTCATTCAACCCGAGAGAATATATGAGATTATTGATATACTTAACAAGACACAACAAGAAATGAAGTGGACAAATCACCCGAAGATTCTACTTGAAATTGGAATAGTTCAATTATGTCAACAAGAGTCTTCATCGACATCTACAGTTCAACTAGAGCCTCTACTTCAAAAGATTAGTAATTTAGAATTAGAGATAAAAACTCTCAAAGAGAACGGAGTTATGGTCAAAGACCGCCAAGAGAATAAAGCACCAAAAGAGAATAAAGCACAAAAAAATAATAAAGGTGCTTATCGTATACCATCCGGCAGGATTAATGAGGTATTAAAGCAGGCAACAAAACCGAGTTTGTCATTAATAAAGAATAACTGGGGCACAATGCTAGATCGGCTAAAACAACAGAATAAAGTATCACATGCAGCTTTGTTAAGTGAAAGTGAACCAGTTGCTGCTTCTGAACAAGCCTTTATTTTAGCATTTAAGTTTGAAATTCATTGTAAGATGGCTGCTGAGAATACAAATAATGTGAGAGATAATTTAGAAGGTATTATACAAGAGCTTACAGGAAAGCACTATGAGATGGTTGCTATTCCAGATTCAGAATGGGGTAAAATAAGAGAAGAGTTTGTTCGTGGGCAACGTAACGATACTGAGGATAAGCAGGAACAAGCTGATAATCCTCTCATTTCAGAAGCAATGAAATTAGTTGGTACTGAGCTCATTGAAATAATAGAAGAATAAAAACTTATAATATAATGGAGGTATTCACTATGCGTGGTGGAATGGGAAACATGGGTAATATGATGAAACAGATGCAAAAAATGCAAAAACAAATGGCAAAGGCTCAAGAAGAATTAGGTGAACAACGGATTGAAGGAACAGCGGGTGGCGGTATGGTAACTGTTATCGCAAGTGGACATAAGGAAATCCTAGAAGTTGTTATTAAAGAAGAGGTTGTTGATCCAGAAGATATTGAAATGCTTCAAGATTTAGTATTAGCTGCAACAAATGATGCATTACGAAAAGTAGACGAACTTACAAATCAAACAATGGGGCAATTTACAAAAGGGTTAAATATGCCTGGTATGTTTTAATGTTTGTTAGTCTGTCTGTTATTAGGGCAGGAGGAAGTAAACTATGCATTATCCAGAACCAATATCAAAGCTGATTGAAAGTTTTATGAAATTGCCAGGTATCGGACCCAAAACAGCTG
This window contains:
- a CDS encoding YbaB/EbfC family nucleoid-associated protein, with product MRGGMGNMGNMMKQMQKMQKQMAKAQEELGEQRIEGTAGGGMVTVIASGHKEILEVVIKEEVVDPEDIEMLQDLVLAATNDALRKVDELTNQTMGQFTKGLNMPGMF
- the dnaX gene encoding DNA polymerase III subunit gamma/tau → MAYQALYRVWRPQNFQDVVGQEHITRTLKNALLQEKISHAYLFSGPRGTGKTSAAKIIAKAINCEKAPVSEPCNECEACKSITNGSNPDVLEIDAASNNGVDEIRDIRDKVKFAPSTVRYKVYIIDEVHMLSIGAFNALLKTLEEPPGHVIFILATTEPHKIPLTIISRCQRFDFKRISANSIVGRMQTIIQEQQVNIDDEALYAIARAADGGMRDALSILDQAIALSDEEVSLENVLLITGSVSQQILTTLVQAIHEHQVAVGLKALDDLMNEGKDPKRFIEDIIYFYRDMLLYKSSGGLEDIMVRVTIDDNFMELANVIQPERIYEIIDILNKTQQEMKWTNHPKILLEIGIVQLCQQESSSTSTVQLEPLLQKISNLELEIKTLKENGVMVKDRQENKAPKENKAQKNNKGAYRIPSGRINEVLKQATKPSLSLIKNNWGTMLDRLKQQNKVSHAALLSESEPVAASEQAFILAFKFEIHCKMAAENTNNVRDNLEGIIQELTGKHYEMVAIPDSEWGKIREEFVRGQRNDTEDKQEQADNPLISEAMKLVGTELIEIIEE